The proteins below come from a single Methanothrix thermoacetophila PT genomic window:
- a CDS encoding pyridoxal phosphate-dependent aminotransferase has protein sequence MVSKRLASIEESATMRISSEAKRLNSEGFDIIDLGVGEPDFDTPRHICDAACRYMLEGKTRYTPTNGIPELRRAIAKKLREENRIPAVPEDVIVTPGAKMAVFAAIQALLDEGDEMVLIGPSWVSYEPCIKFAGGRPVWADVDQDFMPMDLPEAITERTKAILVNSPCNPTGAVFGHEVMKEIRDIAIDHDIYVVSDEVYEKIIYGHEHISIASLPDMADRTITINGFSKSYAMTGWRLGYLTGPRDMLKWISRLLSHSVSHPTTFVQWAGIAALEGPQDDVRRMTEEFRARRDILVDGLRSLGIRCALPGGAFYMFPDVSHLGGGDVFAERLLKEAKIAVTPGSAFGPGGEDYIRISYATSRERIKEALERMESMLNS, from the coding sequence ATGGTATCTAAGAGGCTCGCCTCGATAGAGGAATCCGCCACAATGAGGATCTCCTCTGAGGCCAAGCGTCTGAACTCAGAGGGGTTTGATATTATAGATCTCGGGGTTGGAGAGCCTGATTTCGATACTCCCAGACACATATGTGATGCAGCCTGCAGGTACATGTTGGAGGGAAAGACGAGATACACGCCGACGAACGGTATACCTGAGCTCAGAAGGGCGATCGCGAAGAAGCTTCGCGAGGAGAACAGGATACCAGCGGTGCCTGAGGATGTTATAGTGACTCCGGGAGCGAAGATGGCAGTCTTTGCAGCCATCCAGGCTCTTCTCGATGAGGGGGATGAGATGGTGCTCATCGGGCCATCATGGGTGAGCTACGAGCCCTGCATAAAATTCGCTGGCGGCAGGCCTGTATGGGCTGATGTCGACCAGGACTTCATGCCGATGGATCTTCCTGAGGCGATAACGGAGAGGACGAAGGCGATACTCGTGAACTCCCCGTGCAACCCGACCGGCGCAGTATTCGGGCATGAGGTGATGAAAGAGATCAGGGATATCGCTATCGACCACGATATCTATGTCGTATCCGATGAGGTCTATGAGAAGATAATCTACGGGCATGAGCACATAAGCATAGCCTCGCTTCCTGATATGGCTGACAGGACCATCACAATCAACGGCTTCTCAAAGTCATACGCAATGACCGGGTGGAGGCTGGGATACCTCACGGGCCCGAGGGATATGCTGAAATGGATCAGCAGGCTTCTCTCCCACTCTGTGTCCCACCCGACCACGTTTGTCCAGTGGGCAGGCATCGCAGCGCTTGAGGGGCCCCAGGATGATGTGAGGAGGATGACAGAGGAGTTCAGGGCCAGAAGGGACATTCTTGTGGACGGGCTGAGATCGCTGGGGATCAGATGCGCGCTCCCCGGAGGGGCGTTCTACATGTTCCCAGATGTATCTCACCTCGGCGGAGGAGATGTTTTCGCGGAGCGCCTGCTGAAGGAGGCGAAGATCGCGGTCACCCCCGGTTCCGCATTCGGTCCTGGGGGAGAAGATTACATAAGGATCTCCTACGCTACATCCCGGGAGCGCATCAAGGAGGCGCTGGAGCGCATGGAGAGCATGCTTAACAGCTAG